GCCTTCCACAGCTTGGAGTGTGTGGTTTCCCTAAGCTCTGGCTGCAGCCGATGTTCTTTCCCCCACCACGACCTGAGCCCCGGGGTTTGCGTGATGACTCAGTACATATCCATACACCACATCCTTCACAAATTTGTCCCATGGTCCCACTTGAAAAGGTGCTCTGTGAGCCTGTCCATCAACCTTGGCAGCCACTGGCACAAGGGGCAACTGCAGATGAGGGCCCATAATAAAGAATCCAAaagcaggaggattcttaaatCTTTATTTAGCCAATTCTCTCAGACCCCAGGCCCTGATGACTGtcacccccaccccttcccccacagGAGGCATTCAACTGAGGCcaaaaaatattacatacattCGCACACATCATCAAAAATACCCAAGGGAAAGACCCTGGCTTTGACTGGCAAACAAGGCACAGACCTGGGCCAGTGCCCACACTCACACAGACCCTGGCACAGGGACATCCTCCTTGGAGGAGGCAGAGGCACTGTTGTTGCACAATGAGCCAGCACTCCCTGACCCCAGGGTGTGTGAGGAGTCAGAGGGTGCTGTAGAGGGAACCCTAGACTCTTTCTTGATGCCTGTCTTATCTTGAACACCCATCCTTGGTTCTGATAGGGCTGTCCTGAGACCCCATCCAAGACCCGAAACACACAACCTTTCACCATAGGTGAGGGCCCTCGTCCCTGCAAACATGACCCTATTCTGTTTGTAGGGTCTCCAAGATTCTCATATCTGAGACACAAATTAAGGAGACTTCTGTCTCCTCTACCCCTGCTGCAAGCCTGGAGCAGCTTCCCAGGGCAACCCTGGCCCACCATGACCCAGTACACAAAGGGCAGAAGGATGCAGAGCCATGCTGTGCTACACCCACTGGTGGACACAGGGGGCCAGCTCCTTCGCTGTTCTCTGGGCTCATTCCCCCAGCAAGAGAGGGCCTCCATGCACACTCATTCCTCGGGCCACGTGGCCCTTTGCACACTCACACGGCACGCCCTTGGCGCTGCCTACTCTCCTCCTTCCACCCAGGGGTACGAGAGGTCACCCCAGGGGGCAGGCATGCAGGGCTTCCTGGATCTTCTGGCGGCAATACGAGTACTTCTGCAGGATCTGGCGGAGGTGTTCCTCTTCCTCCCGCTGCAGGATGCGTAGGAAGTTGTGTAGCTCAGGCATGCTGAAAGCATCCCACTGTAGGGGGAGAAGGGAGACACAGGCTACAGCAGGCCACTGCCAAACCAGCAGGTTCTCCCCAAAGAAGACCAGTGCATCACGATCACACAACTAGGATGGGGCTTTCTAATGTCAGGTTCTTGCCTGAATGGTTTGTGTTAGGATTCCCAACAACAATCCATATAGAAGATGGGCCCCACAAAGTAGGGCAGTCACCTCGTGGACAGGCAACCAAACCAAACATTCCCTAGTTACTTGTGAACAGGTCATGCCCACTCTCTCTGAGTTTGATCTCACTCTACAGATGCACTACCTTGGAGCTGTAAAGCTTCCAGGTAAAAGGTTCTAATGCCTGAAGGGGGTGCCTGCATGTTGTCCTGTGCCCATCTGTGTGGATTTGACCTGGCCTGAGATCAGAATGCCATCAGATGGACTCCTGCATCTCCTGAGGACTTTCCACAATAGGAAAGAGCAGTGCACCAAGACAATTCTTCCTGGCTTCTTGGGACAAGCCCTAGACCTTGGCATGAGTTTCCTGGAAGCCTTCACTTTAGCTACAAGGCTCATGTACTCCTGGAGAGGCTTTGCAGGGCTTGTCTGCAGCCCTATTCCTCCTTCAAGCCTGCAACCCACCAGTCCTGCCCAGTCACAACCAAGAAACTAAGGAGGGCTGTTACTCACGTTCACCTCCCCAGAGTCATTCTCCTTCAGGACAAAGCTTAGGGCCTTCTCACTGGGCCCTGCAAGGAGCCGTAGCCGTAGGGGCTGCTCATCATCTGACAGCTTCCGGAGGTACACTGAGGgccaggcagggggaagggagtgTTTGATTAGAGCCAGGCCCAGCCCCCTCAGCTCCTGCATGCACAGGCACATGCATATACACCCTCACacatggtggggtggggtgggaagccCACCTTGGCCATGGCGCTCAGCCCGCTCAAAAAGTGCAAACTTGCGGGGGTCATCCACCACCAAGAACTTGCGCAGCAGGGCCTCGATGACCTCGCGTGCCCGTGTGCGTGACAACACATGCAAGTGCTTGACAGCATCCTTGGGCAGGTAGAAGGAGGTGCGGCGTTTCACAGCTGTACCCCGCCCTGGGCCCCGCCGGGCATCCTGCAAGGAGGGTGGCTTCTTGCTGGCAGGAACTGAGACAGGGCGCACCAGCTTCAGCTGAACCTTGATGAAGCCTGTGTAGGAGCCATCCTTGTTCTAAAGAGGAGAAACCAAACCATGACTAGATGCCAGATAAGATGGAACAGATTTGGGCACTACCAGTCCACTTAGGGCTAGGCTGGGTGTGAATAAATCACTGCTTGGGTCTACCCAAGAATACCTCAGCTGTGACCCTTTGGGCATCAGGCACACAGTTGGGTTCCTGTCTCTCTCCAAAACAGGCTGTCAACTCACCAGGCTCATGAACAAGTTGCTGTTGATCTGGCCATTGTACTCCTTGATCTTCTGCTCAATCTCAGCCTGAGAAAGGTCAGGTGTCTCCCACTCCACGGGCTCATCCTGAAAGATGGGCAAGCATGGACATAGGATCCTTATGAAACCCATTCCTCTGCAATGCATGTCACGGGCAAGGAGGTAAGCCCTGGGTGGACCACTCTGAAAAATGGCCTGTGGGCAGCCTTTGGAAACTGACAACAAAGTTTGAGGCCTGATGAGAAGAACCCATCACTGCCCCTGGTTCTGCATGCTATGGGTGGAGACAGCCAAGGCAGAATCATTTGGCTTCTCTCTGCCGCCTGCCTGGAGCCTCCTCAGCACTGGGTGAGGCCCTAAGGATACCTTAAAACCAAAGCAACTGAAAGCACGAGGCTAGAAGCCAGGAAAAGATCGGGGACTCTGAAAAGGAACAGCTTGATCCCAGCACCCTAGTTGGATGGGGTCAGGGTATACCCTGGAGAAGGCAGTCCACTTTGCCACTCTGCCCTGGCCGTGGCCCACTGCAGGGTGAGAGGTATGGGGAATGGTACACACCAGGAGCCCAGCCACCagtgggcaggaggagaagggCAACGTCTACAACCTTAACACTCCTTGGTGGGGAACTTGGGCCAGCCCTGCATGTCTCAGACATAGTGAGGAAACCACTATGACATGCCATTTGATCTTGACCCAATCTGCACAAAAGGCAACTTCAGGCCAGGCTCCAATCTGCCAGAAGTTGGCATGGGCAGCCTCCTGGTAAAGCCTGTCCCACAACTGCCAAACAGGGAGGCTTATGTATCTCCTCTCTGCTGTCTAGAGGTTTAGCCCAAAGATGTTAGCTCTACCACTCAGCCCTTCCTCTGTTCCTCCAGGGACTGGATTCTTGTCTGAAGGGTGGAGTATGGGCCAGGGCTTCTGCCAAACTCCCTTAGTCCCATTGCATCAGCCTTACCTCCTGTTGACGTCAGATAGGCCCTAGTAGGAATGAGAGTGTCACAGACACAGCTGAGATCATCACTGACCAATGCCTTGTCCCAGGGGAGTTCCCATCAGAAGGTCTCCTGCAGAATAAGCTTAACCTTGTGCTCAGCTCTGAGCCCAGGACAGCCAGGCTTCTTCCTGACTACTGCCTTGGAGCCCCCTAAGCTTAAACCATCTCATGGGGACAATAGGAAGGACAGATGAGGGGGTAGGGTAGGGTAGAGTCCACAGCCTTTTAGCAGTATGCTCTTTACCTAGAACCTGCTGCTGTTCAGTGGCCAGCAAGTACATGGCACTGAGgactgaggctgggggaggggtgggaactGAAGCCTATTTGCTTCCCCAAGTTTCCAAAAGTCTCCTAGATGGAAAAGAGCATTGAGAAGTGAaaactctagggacttccctggtggtccagtggttaaggcctcacgctcccaatgcagggggcccgagttccatccctggtcagggaactagatcctgcatgccgcaactaaaagatcccgcatgctgcaacgaagatcctgcgtgccacaactaagacccggagcaaccaaataaataagcaaataaatattgaaaacaaaacaaaacaaaaaaactctagcAGAAACCTTGTTGGAGACAGTGGGAAACCCTGTAGGACTAGTAAGAACAAATGGTCTGGACCCTGGAAAACGAGGGATCTGGGAGGTAAAATGAGGGCTGGAGGTTGGAAATAAAGGGTGGATGTGTTTGTTCAGGCCCAAGGAGAGGGCTTGAGACAGGAAGAAGTGCCCCAGTGGGAAGGAGTGTCAGGATGGAAGGGGTGCTAGGGGCAGGAGGAAAGCTGAACGACTAGTGCCAaggcaaaaaggaagagaattctaCTTACAGAACAGGGTGATCAAAGAGATGGCACTAACTCATTCCCCTTCCTTGTGATGGCTCTGAGCTCTAGCctgtccttcctcttcccttcctgggTTATCTAGGAGCCCTGAGCTGGGATGCAGTGACCTCAGTTCcagccccttcccttctccaggtGAACCTCCCTCAGTATCTTTATTCATAAAACAAGGGACTTGGACTGGAGGTACTGCACTGTCCTCCCAGGATTCTAGAGCAGGAAGAGTATCCTTTTCCATTTTCCGAAGCTGACTGCTGGAGGAGGATTCCAACAGCTGTCCCAGAGGGATACCATGAATTTCCCTTCTGCGACACTATAGCCACCCACCCTCTACTCTGCCACTGTCCATAGTGACtgatggttttattttacatacaACTTGGGACTCCCCAGCCTCCTTCTCAATTGGTTAGTGTCTTGTGGTTTTCTCACCTTTCCACAATGGAAGATGGCTCAGGCCTGAGTGACACACGGACAGTCCCAGGGATCCACACTCAAACCTTGCACCCAAACTCTGGGCTCAGCTTTCCAGGTATAGAATTTTCCCCTAAGGAGTTATCCACAACTCCCTTTTCTTGGCTCATGTAAGGAATTCTGCCCCACTGCTGCCAGGTATACTGAACTTTACTTCATGgtccccatctctcttccctgatGCCCTGGCCAGGGTGCTCTTCTGAGGTGTACCATCTCTGGAACAGTTATCTGAGCCTGGTGGTCACACTCATGGCACACATCACAGAGGTCTCTGATAATGGGAACAACTGGGAGACTCCGAGAGGCACAGCTGCTCCAGCACTGCAACTTATAGTCCTGGATTAGTAACCCCTATCTCTCTTGACCCCTCTCAGGGCATTTTACAATCTAGCCTTCCCCACCTCTTGTGGATAAAGTGCCCCTGGATGCTTACAGTCCAGAACAAGGCTTCCTTCCCATCCATTCCCAGATCCCCTTTCTCCAGGTCCGCTCTAACTTTACTATATATGCTGCCCAAGCGAGCACTCCTGGTCCACTGCAGAGGAGGGGAGGCTCAGAATCTTTCACAGTCCAGTAGCTGGTGACAGGCCAGGACCGGCAAGAGATGGGGACCAAGCTAGCTCCATCCAGGAGTGCAAATGGAGGGGCCTGGATCTTCCCTTGCCTCTCTCCTAAACACACTTCTCAATTCCCGGCGAGGACTCCTCCCCCTCCACTTCCTCCTGGTCCCCCAGAGAGGGGGTGGGAGCGCCCGCACGCGGAAATAGAGGTGTTAGTCTAGACTGCGCAGTCAGCCTTAGTAATCGGTGGATAATACCTGTCCCTGGTCTACCCCATGCCACTTAGCTGCTTCCTCTGGTTCAACCGGTCTGTGACAGAAACAGCAAGGCCTCAGCACTCAGTACCGACGCGCTGAAAGCCCAACACACGGTTCCGAGGGCTGGCCCACGCTCACGGCAGGGCGGGGCTGCCCACAAACTCTCGACCAGGCAACTTACCGGGGAGGAGCGGGGTCCCAGCGACCGCCCCCAGCCCGCTTCCCGCAACCCCCGGCCCCCACCTGATCCCGGCGCGGCCTGCGCGCGAGCGAGGTACGCGCTGTGAAGTACTGCTCGAGCTCTGAGTCCGAGTCCTCCTGGCTGCAGTAGCCACTGCTTGTCGTGCTACTCCAGGTCATCTCGAAAGAGGGAGTCCCCGCGTCCGCCTCGCCCATCGCCGCGCCCGCCCGTTCCCGTGCGCCCGTAGCCTCCCACCACCGCCCCAGGAGCGTGTGCGCGTGCGCCGGAACCAGTGTCCGCGCCGCAACCGTTAACACTGAAACGTAGACAGCGGGGATCTAGCGCTCATCTCATTGGAGGACGAATGTCGAAGGGCGGGGCCACACGCGCCTCGCCTCCAGGAATGATCTCATCGCTCaggcagctcagctcagctccGCCTCGCAGGCCCCACCTCCCACAGGGAACTAGCCGGAACGTGTGCGCATGTGCACCAGCGTGGCCTCAACACCGGATGCGGCTGCGGGAAGGTGCGGAAATTGTGCTTGCTCGGAGCCGCGGGGGCTCCGGGCGGTAAGGGCCGAGTCAGCACCACCGGCACCCCTTCAAGCCCGCGCGCAGAATTAGCTACTCTCTGCCGCCGGGAAGTCGGCTATCAGAACGTTCATTGCGCGTAGCGCCAGGCGGCCCTAGGGAACGCCTGCAATGTGGCCCGCTCGTCTGCGCATACCTGTCTTGCCTGTAAGCTCCCCGGTCCCGCGCTCACCACATTCGTGTCCCGCTCCAGCGCCGGTTCCCAGCCCAGGTCCCGGGGTCCGCAGCAGTCTAGGCAGACGAGCGCGCGGCAACGGTAGTGGCAGGTGAACTTGCAATCTGCAGAGAGGGCTGGCCGTGAGGCGGAGGAACCCCAGCACCAGCTCGGAGAAGCGTCCCGAGGGCAGAAGCGAAGCCCCGGGGTGAAGGCCGTTGCTCGCGGTGTTCTGCATGACCGGCCTTTTCTCAGGCCCCGTTACCGCCCACTGCTACGCAGATCTTAGTGTTGGTCCCCCGGCGTCTGGAAACTGGCGGGAAGGCCTCAGGCGGTTAGGGATCCAGGCCTGCTCAACAGTTGCATTTCTAGCGCCTAGGGCAGAACTTCCCCCTTCCTCATTATCAGCGTCCCTCCCTCCGCCCATTTActtgaagggaaaaaattaaaaacttttaacccagtggccctctctagttgtcatttgtttctattccCCTCACACCAAAAACTTACCAACACTGGTCTACAAACACTCTTAATTCCTCGCCTTCACCCTCTACCCATTCCGGTCAGgcttgcccctccctccaggaAACTCCTGCGCATCGCCGAATCCGGCTGTCCCGTCTCCGTCTTCACCTCATCAGCATCGTCTGATGCTTGCTCCCGGGGGCCCCCACTACCCCGgttttcctcccacctccctgcagCTCCTGCTCAGCTCCTTTAGTTCTGTTTCACCTAGATCTAATGGTGGAGTGTCCGAGGCTCAGTTCTGATCGCTTCCCTCCTCTGTGTACGCTGACCTACCCCAGATCCAAGGCTTCCATCACTGACCTCCCCACTGAGATCAAATCCTATGTGTCACTATcttcacttggatgtctaataaaCATTTCAACCCAACATGCCCAAAATTTAACTCACTTTCCTACCCCTTTTAATTCTTCACTTTTCCTCACCCTTACCCTTGCCAGTGTTCCTCAGCTCAGCAAAAGTCGCTACCATTCTCCCAGTtgaggcaaaacaaaacaaaaccaccccAACTCATCCTTGATTCCGCCCTTGTTTCTGCCTCTGACACACACCCAAATTGtcctgtttttcatttccatCGCCACTTTAGTTCTCCTTGGGAACAATGCTGTATCCGAGCCCTTGTTCATGCTTTGTATTCTGTCACAACTCCCGTGCTCCTCCCAGCTGAATAAAGGACAAACTCCTGTACTAGATGAGAGGGTCTCCAGGCACACACAGGCTTGGGACACCTTCCCTAAGTTCCTAAATGGgccagagcagtgattctcaacccaggctgcacattagaaggatctgtttttaaaaattgctggtATACTCCCAGTGATTGAGTCAGCAGGTCTGTGGTAGGGTCCAAGCATAGGGGTGTGGAGGGCTGTAAAAGCAGTCCAAGTGATTCTAGCTGGTATATAGCCAGTGGGAGAGCAACCTCTGCTTGCTGGTGATTCCTGGGAGGGCAGAAGCACCAGCTAGTGTGTGGCTGTGTTTCATGTTTTAGCACCTGGTTGACTGAACTTGCAATAGGTATTTATTTGCTAAATACTCAAAACTCCTGCTTGCAGGGGGCCCACCCGAGGTTCTGACTTTTTCCAGGCCTTCTCCCATAGGTGAGTAAATTCCCTTCACGGCAAGGATTCTGCAGCGGGACTTGGCGAGTGAATCTTTGGGAAGGGGCGGGTGTGGGAATATGAACTCAGAGACTGGGAGGCACAATGCCTTTCTCAAGAAGGACCAAGGCACCCTTTAAACTTGAAAGCAGCACCTTGCTATTCACAGGCAACAGCCTCTGCCTATGTCCCAGACACAGGTGGAGGTTGGCAAGGTTATAAACCATCGGCCCGCACTCTCTTATGCTATGGGGTAAAGGTAACGGACCTGGTCCGTGGGAACCGAACCCGCCGACCCCCTCCGTCCCAACTTGGCCCTCAGCGACGGTGCTGCCCCTTGGCCACCCGCTTGTCTCCCGCCAGCGCACAGGGCCGCTACTCACGTGCGCACTGCAGGCCCTTGCGCACGACGCCCCAGATGAAGTCGCCACAGAGGTCGCACCATGTGTGCGTAGTGGGCCCCGCGGGCTGGAAGCGGTGGCCGCGGCCTGGGACCAGCTGCCTTGCGGCGTTGCGCGCTGTGCCCGGCGCGATGCGCAGCGCGTTGGCACGCTCGAGCCGGGTGCGGCCCGGGGCGGCGCACCGCGCGGGTGCCAGGTCCCGCAGCTCAATGAGCTCAGGCTCAGCGGACATGGCCCTGTCGGGCCGGGAGTCCCACCGGCTCTGGGCTCAAGCGagcgcggggcgggcggggccgcGGGGCGGGCCCCGATGCGGTGCCGCCCCTGGGATTCAGGCAGAGCGGCGGGAGAGCGGAGGAGAGCGGCGCAATGGAAACCTGGGCGCCCGGGCTGTGTCGGCCCGCAGGCGGAGTGGGGCGGCGGGCGCGGCGAGGGGCTGCTCTCTCGGAGTCCCCGCCCTCCGTTTCCTATCCTCCCTTCATCTAGCGAGCAACTCCCCTCCCCCTAACAACCACGACGACCTCAAAGGGCCACGCGGAAACAGGCGTGTTTCTGGAAGCTAGCTTTACTGTACTAGAGAAAGAGGGTCCCCACATCCGGCCCTTGCCCCCGGCCCAGGCCTCCTGCCCCAGCTTGCTGAGGCTGCACCCTAAGCCTACCCGCCGGATGGAGCAGGAAGTGGCGAGCGCTTTGCTGGGGGAGATGGGTCAGCAGCTCTTCCCGCCTGCTATCTTCACCACCTGGGAGGCTGGGGCACTTGCAGAGGCCGGACTGAGATCCAGAGGTTCAGGGGCACGGGGTTGTATGGCATGGGTGGTCGGCCCTCAGCAGCTGCAGCCTTCACTTGGCTCTGTCATCCTGGGCTGCCGGGACACAAGCCTTTCCATGCTTCTCCCAGTGCTTGACTTGGCACTCCCTGCAGGCAAATGGGCCGGTGAGGATGCCGTGCTATGAGAGGTATGGAAGTGGGACTCAGGGGTCCAAGGTCCTAGGATACTCTCACCTGCAGCAATACCACTCATTCTGGCATCGTGAGCAGCGCTTGGAGGCCTCTGCATTGCAGTAGGCACAGCGGGGCTGCTCTGGAGCCACTGCCTCTAGCACGTCCAGTCTGTAGGTCTCAGCCCACCTGGGAAAAGGGTCAGTCGGACTTGGCTGGACCTGGTGGGTGGGTGGACGGGAGCAGCCCTGCCCACATCCATGTCTTCTGCCTCTCTTCTACCCTTTCTGCCAGTTCAGCAGGCCTCACCTTCGTGCCTGCAGCCTCAGTTCCTGCTCTGAGGGGCTGAATACATGCCGCAGCTGATGCTTGGCAATAGCCTGCCACTTGCCTCTGTTCTCTCGCTCTAGCCGCTCCCAGATTTCTGGGATCTGGGGAAGAGAAGTGGAGAGTGGCAGGGAGGAGCTGGTTAAGTGGGCAGTGGTCCTGAACAACTAACTTCCTAGTGCCTACCTGTTCCAACACCAGGTCCTTCTTAGGGGGCTGGGCTTCGGTCAGGGCCAGGTGGGCCAGGAAACCCTGCAGGTCTGCCAGGTTGGGCAGCTGGTCGAGCAGTGTGTCTGTGAGGAAGGCCCGAAGCTGCAAGGGTGTCCAGGGGAGGCCAGTGTGAAGCGGTGCCGGTCAGAGGGTCGAGGAACAAAGAGGGCCTGAGCTGGGCTGAGCTGAGGGTGCCAGTGGGACCCATGTCCTACTAGCTGCTGTGTCATCTGAGGCCCAAGGTGTGGAGAGAGGGCTGGGGCTGAGGTGAGTgggcaaaaataaacataaagggaGGCATGGGGCAGTGCTGGGGCGGTGGTGACTGGTGTGGGAGGAGTTCCCTACCTTGAGTAGCTGTCCTCTGGCAAAGCTTGTGAGGCAGTAGCGGGCCCGGGCCTCAGGGCTTAGCAGCAGATTGTACAGGGCGATCCACACCTGCCCATCCAACTTGCTCAGCTTTTGCTGCTCTGAGGGGAACACTGTCTGCCAACGGCCGCTCTCAAATTGCTGCAGCTTGCCTGGGGAGAGGAACTAGCATACTGTGTGCAAGCGTTGCATGCTCTGTGAGTGAGCCAGCTGTGTGGGCTAGGGGACTGACCACTGTCTGGGCACAGGACGTGCCCATGCTGGGGCGCTGCTCACTTCAGAGCAGGGTGAGTCCTCAGTGGTGGACACACAGGCCCTGCCTGCTGCAGAGTCCAGGTCTAGGCCCACTTTGGGTGAGGCATCCTGGTATTCTCTGTGGGCAAGGGGGCAAAGTTTTCTGCCTGTGTGCAAGCTGCCCGCCCCATTAATCCTGGAGGATGTCCTGGAAGCAGTGAACTGGGGCTTAGGCAGGTGGAGGAGGACCTTACCGCCTTCCTGCCGGCTCCAGGGACTGTGCTCCAGCAGTTCCACCAGGAGACAGGGCAGATTGTGGGTGCTGAGCATGCGGCTCAAGGTGCTCAGGGAAAGGCTAGGGACGGGGATGGAGAGGTGAGCTGAGGCTACAGGCCCAGGCTCCCAGCCCTCCACTGCAGGCCCCATGCTTAGCAGGACAGCCCACCTGTCCACACAGTCTGTGATGTAGCGCAGCACTGAGAGGGCCTTCAGTGCGATCTCAAATTCCATCAGCTCTGCCTGCTTCTGCAGCTCCTGGGGTGGGGCACATGGTGTTCAAGCTAGGGGAGCCTGGGTCTAGCCCTTGCCAACCCCTGGGAACCTCAGCCCACCTGCATGGGGGTGCCGTACTGGGACTCCTCCTCCTCAGGGGGGCCACCATGGCCACTCTGGGCGACCAACAGAGTCAGTTTGCGGTGGCAGTAGTCCACCAGGTCCAAGATGGTGTCCTCTGCTGACTCACACACCTCCtgaggggcaggtggaggggaaACATTCTGCCTCTGATGCCCTTCCCAAACAGACACAACCCCTCTTGCTGCCAGACCCTGGCCTAGGCTAgccagtgggcagggctggtgccTCACCTTGTGGAAGAATGCCGTCTCCAGGAGGTTGATGATGGAGGCCTCATGGTGTAACTATCAGATAAAGAGGAGGACAGGGCCCTGGGCTTCTGAGAGAGGGGTAGGGGCTACCAGCTACTCTCTCTAGTCCAGGGCCCTCTGAAGGGGTGGGAGGGGTTATGAACCGATGGCCCAGCTCACCACCATGTAAATGGGAAAAGTGTTCTGGGGCTTGAAGTCTTCCAgcctgcacagcacagggaacaccTTCTGCTTCCACATCTCCACTGCAATCAGCTCCTCCACCAGCGTCGGGATCTttgaaggagaggggaaaggacaGGGATGAGGTGGGCCTACCTTAGCCTGGCAACCCTCCCATCTCtggctcagcccagcccagcccgccTCAAACTCCCCTGGGCCCCAGACTCTCCTATGCCCCATGAATTCCTTCCCGATCTCTCTCCTGCACCTTAGACCTTCATTTCCAGCTGCCCCCGACATCTCTGTGGGGGCATTCCCCAGGCTTCCTAT
This is a stretch of genomic DNA from Balaenoptera musculus isolate JJ_BM4_2016_0621 chromosome 11, mBalMus1.pri.v3, whole genome shotgun sequence. It encodes these proteins:
- the RASSF1 gene encoding ras association domain-containing protein 1 isoform X2 encodes the protein MGEADAGTPSFEMTWSSTTSSGYCSQEDSDSELEQYFTARTSLARRPRRDQDEPVEWETPDLSQAEIEQKIKEYNGQINSNLFMSLNKDGSYTGFIKVQLKLVRPVSVPASKKPPSLQDARRGPGRGTAVKRRTSFYLPKDAVKHLHVLSRTRAREVIEALLRKFLVVDDPRKFALFERAERHGQVYLRKLSDDEQPLRLRLLAGPSEKALSFVLKENDSGEVNWDAFSMPELHNFLRILQREEEEHLRQILQKYSYCRQKIQEALHACPLG
- the RASSF1 gene encoding ras association domain-containing protein 1 isoform X1 — translated: MSAEPELIELRDLAPARCAAPGRTRLERANALRIAPGTARNAARQLVPGRGHRFQPAGPTTHTWCDLCGDFIWGVVRKGLQCAHCKFTCHYRCRALVCLDCCGPRDLGWEPALERDTNVDEPVEWETPDLSQAEIEQKIKEYNGQINSNLFMSLNKDGSYTGFIKVQLKLVRPVSVPASKKPPSLQDARRGPGRGTAVKRRTSFYLPKDAVKHLHVLSRTRAREVIEALLRKFLVVDDPRKFALFERAERHGQVYLRKLSDDEQPLRLRLLAGPSEKALSFVLKENDSGEVNWDAFSMPELHNFLRILQREEEEHLRQILQKYSYCRQKIQEALHACPLG
- the ZMYND10 gene encoding zinc finger MYND domain-containing protein 10 isoform X4, producing the protein MVLSHLGPWLGFSKTQPPHPLLLHTCAHTPCLGRWNQQHENLEKLNMQAILDATASQGEPIQELLVTHGKIPTLVEELIAVEMWKQKVFPVLCRLEDFKPQNTFPIYMVLHHEASIINLLETAFFHKEVCESAEDTILDLVDYCHRKLTLLVAQSGHGGPPEEEESQYGTPMQELQKQAELMEFEIALKALSVLRYITDCVDSLSLSTLSRMLSTHNLPCLLVELLEHSPWSRQEGGKLQQFESGRWQTVFPSEQQKLSKLDGQVWIALYNLLLSPEARARYCLTSFARGQLLKLRAFLTDTLLDQLPNLADLQGFLAHLALTEAQPPKKDLVLEQIPEIWERLERENRGKWQAIAKHQLRHVFSPSEQELRLQARRWAETYRLDVLEAVAPEQPRCAYCNAEASKRCSRCQNEWYCCRECQVKHWEKHGKACVPAAQDDRAK
- the ZMYND10 gene encoding zinc finger MYND domain-containing protein 10 isoform X3, with the translated sequence MVLSHLGPWLGFSKTQPPHPLLLHTCAHTPCLGRWNQQHENLEKLNMQAILDATASQGEPIQELLVTHGKIPTLVEELIAVEMWKQKVFPVLCRLEDFKPQNTFPIYMVLHHEASIINLLETAFFHKEVCESAEDTILDLVDYCHRKLTLLVAQSGHGGPPEEEESQYGTPMQELQKQAELMEFEIALKALSVLRYITDCVDRWAVLLSMGPAVEGWEPGPVASAHLSIPVPSLSLSTLSRMLSTHNLPCLLVELLEHSPWSRQEGEQQKLSKLDGQVWIALYNLLLSPEARARYCLTSFARGQLLKLRAFLTDTLLDQLPNLADLQGFLAHLALTEAQPPKKDLVLEQIPEIWERLERENRGKWQAIAKHQLRHVFSPSEQELRLQARRWAETYRLDVLEAVAPEQPRCAYCNAEASKRCSRCQNEWYCCRECQVKHWEKHGKACVPAAQDDRAK
- the ZMYND10 gene encoding zinc finger MYND domain-containing protein 10 isoform X1, translating into MVLSHLGPWLGFSKTQPPHPLLLHTCAHTPCLGRWNQQHENLEKLNMQAILDATASQGEPIQELLVTHGKIPTLVEELIAVEMWKQKVFPVLCRLEDFKPQNTFPIYMVLHHEASIINLLETAFFHKEVCESAEDTILDLVDYCHRKLTLLVAQSGHGGPPEEEESQYGTPMQELQKQAELMEFEIALKALSVLRYITDCVDRWAVLLSMGPAVEGWEPGPVASAHLSIPVPSLSLSTLSRMLSTHNLPCLLVELLEHSPWSRQEGGKLQQFESGRWQTVFPSEQQKLSKLDGQVWIALYNLLLSPEARARYCLTSFARGQLLKLRAFLTDTLLDQLPNLADLQGFLAHLALTEAQPPKKDLVLEQIPEIWERLERENRGKWQAIAKHQLRHVFSPSEQELRLQARRWAETYRLDVLEAVAPEQPRCAYCNAEASKRCSRCQNEWYCCRECQVKHWEKHGKACVPAAQDDRAK
- the ZMYND10 gene encoding zinc finger MYND domain-containing protein 10 isoform X2 — protein: MGDLELLLPGEADVLVRGLRSFQLREMGSGGWNQQHENLEKLNMQAILDATASQGEPIQELLVTHGKIPTLVEELIAVEMWKQKVFPVLCRLEDFKPQNTFPIYMVLHHEASIINLLETAFFHKEVCESAEDTILDLVDYCHRKLTLLVAQSGHGGPPEEEESQYGTPMQELQKQAELMEFEIALKALSVLRYITDCVDRWAVLLSMGPAVEGWEPGPVASAHLSIPVPSLSLSTLSRMLSTHNLPCLLVELLEHSPWSRQEGGKLQQFESGRWQTVFPSEQQKLSKLDGQVWIALYNLLLSPEARARYCLTSFARGQLLKLRAFLTDTLLDQLPNLADLQGFLAHLALTEAQPPKKDLVLEQIPEIWERLERENRGKWQAIAKHQLRHVFSPSEQELRLQARRWAETYRLDVLEAVAPEQPRCAYCNAEASKRCSRCQNEWYCCRECQVKHWEKHGKACVPAAQDDRAK
- the ZMYND10 gene encoding zinc finger MYND domain-containing protein 10 isoform X5 — translated: MGDLELLLPGEADVLVRGLRSFQLREMGSGGWNQQHENLEKLNMQAILDATASQGEPIQELLVTHGKIPTLVEELIAVEMWKQKVFPVLCRLEDFKPQNTFPIYMVLHHEASIINLLETAFFHKEVCESAEDTILDLVDYCHRKLTLLVAQSGHGGPPEEEESQYGTPMQELQKQAELMEFEIALKALSVLRYITDCVDSLSLSTLSRMLSTHNLPCLLVELLEHSPWSRQEGGKLQQFESGRWQTVFPSEQQKLSKLDGQVWIALYNLLLSPEARARYCLTSFARGQLLKLRAFLTDTLLDQLPNLADLQGFLAHLALTEAQPPKKDLVLEQIPEIWERLERENRGKWQAIAKHQLRHVFSPSEQELRLQARRWAETYRLDVLEAVAPEQPRCAYCNAEASKRCSRCQNEWYCCRECQVKHWEKHGKACVPAAQDDRAK